In the Wyeomyia smithii strain HCP4-BCI-WySm-NY-G18 chromosome 2, ASM2978416v1, whole genome shotgun sequence genome, one interval contains:
- the LOC129722411 gene encoding 14-3-3 protein zeta isoform X1 yields the protein MSTVDKEELVQKAKLAEQSERYDDMAQAMKSVTETGVELSNEERNLLSVAYKNVVGARRSSWRVISSIEQKTESSARKQQLAREYRERVEKELREICYEVLGLLDKFLIPKASNPESKVFYLKMKGDYYRYLAEVATGETRNTVVDDSQAAYQDAFEISKGKMQPTHPIRLGLALNFSVFYYEILNSPDKACQLAKQAFDDAIAELDTLNEDSYKDSTLIMQLLRDNLTLWTSDTQGDGDEQQEGGDN from the exons ATGTCTACCGTCGACAAGGAGGAGCTGGTCCAGAAGGCCAAACTGGCCGAACAGTCGGAACG ATATGACGATATGGCACAAGCGATGAAATCAGTGACAGAAACCGGAGTAGAACTATCAAACGAAGAACGAAACCTGCTATCTGTCGCTTACAAGAACGTCGTTGGTGCGCGAAG ATCGTCATGGCGGGTAATATCGTCTATCGAGCAAAAAACGGAATCCTCTGCCCGCAAACAGCAACTGGCCCGGGAGTACAGAGAACGAGTCGAAAAGGAACTTAGGGAAATCTGTTACGAAGTATTG GGCCTGCTGGACAAATTCTTGATCCCCAAAGCGAGTAATCCAGAAAGCAAAGTCTTTTACCTCAAAATGAAGGGAGATTACTACAGATACCTAGCCGAGGTAGCCACAGGAGAGACCCGTAACA CCGTAGTAGACGATTCCCAAGCCGCGTACCAGGATGCCTTTGAAATTAGTAAAGGCAAAATGCAGCCAACACATCCCATCCGATTGGGTCTCGCGCTCAATTTCTCAGTCTTCTATTACGAGATCCTAAACTCTCCCGACAAAGCCTGCCAGCTGGCGAAACAG GCGTTCGATGACGCGATTGCGGAACTGGACACACTGAACGAGGATTCCTACAAAGACTCCACCCTGATCATGCAATTGCTGAGGGATAACCTTACCCTGTGGA
- the LOC129722411 gene encoding 14-3-3 protein zeta isoform X2 — translation MSTVDKEELVQKAKLAEQSERYDDMAQAMKSVTETGVELSNEERNLLSVAYKNVVGARRSSWRVISSIEQKTESSARKQQLAREYRERVEKELREICYEVLGLLDKFLIPKASNPESKVFYLKMKGDYYRYLAEVATGETRNTVVEDSQKSYQEAFDIAKSKMQPTHPIRLGLALNFSVFYYEIINSPARACHLAKQAFDDAIAELDTLNEDSYKDSTLIMQLLRDNLTLWTSDTQGDGDEQQEGGDN, via the exons ATGTCTACCGTCGACAAGGAGGAGCTGGTCCAGAAGGCCAAACTGGCCGAACAGTCGGAACG ATATGACGATATGGCACAAGCGATGAAATCAGTGACAGAAACCGGAGTAGAACTATCAAACGAAGAACGAAACCTGCTATCTGTCGCTTACAAGAACGTCGTTGGTGCGCGAAG ATCGTCATGGCGGGTAATATCGTCTATCGAGCAAAAAACGGAATCCTCTGCCCGCAAACAGCAACTGGCCCGGGAGTACAGAGAACGAGTCGAAAAGGAACTTAGGGAAATCTGTTACGAAGTATTG GGCCTGCTGGACAAATTCTTGATCCCCAAAGCGAGTAATCCAGAAAGCAAAGTCTTTTACCTCAAAATGAAGGGAGATTACTACAGATACCTAGCCGAGGTAGCCACAGGAGAGACCCGTAACA CAGTGGTTGAGGATTCGCAGAAATCGTATCAGGAAGCGTTCGATATTGCCAAGTCGAAAATGCAACCAACGCATCCGATTCGGTTAGGCCTCGCACTCAATTTTTCCGTGTTTTATTACGAAATTATTAACTCCCCGGCACGGGCCTGTCATTTGGCTAAGCAG GCGTTCGATGACGCGATTGCGGAACTGGACACACTGAACGAGGATTCCTACAAAGACTCCACCCTGATCATGCAATTGCTGAGGGATAACCTTACCCTGTGGA